Part of the Enterobacter pseudoroggenkampii genome, TCGCGGCAAAGTTCAGCATGGGGAGGGTTATCACTGATGCAACAACCGGTCTGGAAAAGATTGCTGTGGCTGGCCATTATCTGGGGCGGCAGCGTACTGGCGCTGGCTGCTGTCAGTATGCTCTTCCGTATGCTGATGACGGCGGCAGGGTTTAAATCGCATTAACGTCATTCCGGGCAACCGCTGCGTTGCCCGGTACCTCCCCCCGCACTTTCAGATAAACCCCATTAACGCACGGCAGAGTATCGTTACACTGGAAAAAGATTCACAGTATTTATAGTTTGAGAAGAAAAATGAAAAAGCTCATTGCGTTAGGTGTTATTAGTCTTGTCCTTACCGGGTGCGTTAATCCGGGTAAAGCCTCCGTTCAGCCGGAGCAACTTCAGAACCACCGCTTTGTGCTGGAAAATGTAAACGGTAAGGCAGTGAAGAGTGCGACAACGCAACCTGAGATCGGTTTTAGCGCGCTGCCAGATATCAGCCTGGTTAATAACATCAGCGTTTCTGGCCAGATGTGTAACCGCTTCAACGGACAGGGGAAATTGTCCGAAGGCGAGCTTAAGGTTAAAACGCTGGCCATGACGCGCAAGCTATGTACTGAACCGCAGCTGAATGAGCTGGATCAGGCCATCGGCGACATGCTGCGCAAAGGGGCGCAGGTCGACCTGACTGAAGACCAGTTAACGCTGGCCACGGCCGATAAAACGCTGATGTTTAAGCGTGCAGAATAATCAGTAGTTACCGCAGCTTCCAACGGCAAGCGACTGTTCGCTACAGCGTTTGCCATTTGGCAAGGCGCACATCCCAATAGCAGAACCATCCAGCTGACGGGCGACGGACAGCGAACCGCCAATCATTGCGCAGTTAGCCTGACCCGAGCTGGACATCGCCGCCTTCATTCCCGGCGCCACGTGGGCTGCCGTTGCCTGCTGAACGGGTTCACTGCTACATGCCGACAACAATAATGCGGCACACCCTAACCAAAATGCTGAGCGCATGCTCTCTCCCCCATGAATAAAGCGAAACCTATGCATAATAGGCATCACATCCCGTGTCGTCGAGAGCGAAAGTGCGTATTTATGCGCTTCAGAAACAATTTCTCGCAATTTTTTCGCCAAAAGTTTGATCTACTCATTGATGGCGAGAATACCGAGGACACAAAAGCGAAAATCGTAAAATCACCCATTTGCTAGAATACATAGATAATATTCAGGGTTTGTTGCCGTAATACAGACCCCTATTTTTTGCGCAATGTAAGGGTGTTGTCCTATGCAAACTATTGACGGTAATGGTGCAGTTGCCTCAGTCGCGTTTCGCACCAGTGAAGTTATCGCCATCTACCCAATTACGCCAAGTTCTACCATGGCTGAGCAGGCGGACGCCTGGGCGGGTAACGGGTTAAAAAACGTCTGGGGCGATGTCCCGCGAGTGGTTGAAATGCAGTCGGAAGCCGGTGCGATTGCCACGGTGCACGGCGCGCTTCAGACCGGCGCGCTTTCCACGTCGTTTACCTCTTCTCAGGGATTATTGTTAATGATCCCGACGCTGTACAAACTCGCCGGTCAACTGACGCCCTTCGTTCTGCACGTCGCGGCGCGGACCGTTGCCACCCACGCGCTCTCTATCTTTGGCGATCACTCAGACGTGATGGCCGTACGCCAGACCGGCTGCGCGATGCTGTGCGCCAGCAGCGTTCAGGAAGCCCAGGACTTTGCCTTAATTTCGCATATCGCCACGCTCAAAAGCCGGGTGCCGTTTATTCATTTCTTTGACGGTTTCCGCACCTCTCACGAAATCAACAAAATCGTCCCGCTGGCCGACGATACTATCCTGAATCTGCTTCCGCAGACGGACATCGACGCGCATCGCGCCCGGGCCCTTAACCCTGAACACCCGGTTATTCGCGGCACATCGGCGAACCCCGATACCTATTTCCAGTCGCGCGAGGCCACGAACCCGTGGTACAACGCGGTTTACGACCATGTTGAACAGGCGATGAATGACTTTGCCGCCGCGACCGGCCGGGAATACAAACCCTTTGAGTACTACGGCCATCCACAGGCGGAACGGGTCATTGTGTTGATGGGCTCGGCCATTGGCACCTGCGAGGAAGTTGTTGATGAGCTGCTGACGCGCGGCGAAAAAGTTGGCGTGCTTAAAGTACGTCTCTATCGTCCGTTCTCGGCGAAACATCTGCTCTCTGCGCTGCCGGAGACCGCGCGTACCGTTGCGGTGCTCGATCGCACCAAGGAGCCGGGCGCCCAGGCGGAACCGCTGTATCTGGATGTGATGACTGCCCTGGCCGAGGCCTTTAATCACGGCGAACGTGAAACGCTGCCGCGCGTGATCGGGGGGCGCTACGGTTTGTCCTCCAAGGAGTTTGGTCCGGACTGCGTGCTGGCGGTATTCAACGAGCTCAGCGAAGCGAAGCCCAAGCCGCGCTTTACCGTCGGCATTTATGATGATGTGACGAATCTGTCCCTGTCGCTGCCGGAAAACACCCTGCCCTCAACCGCCAAACTTGAGGCGCTGTTCTATGGTCTGGGCAGCGACGGCAGCGTCTCCGCAACCAAAAACAACATCAAAATCATCGGCAACTCCACGCCGTGGTACGCCCAGGGGTACTTCGTCTATGACTCCAAGAAAGCCGGCGGTTTGACCGTTTCCCACCTGCGCGTGAGCGAACAGCCCATCCGCTCTGCGTATCTTATTTCTCAGGCTGATTTTGTTGGCTGTCACCAGCTGCAGTTTATCGATAAATACCAGATGGCCGAGCGCCTGAAGCCCGGCGGTATTTTCCTCCTGAATACGCCATACAGCGCGGACGAAGTCTGGGCGCGCCTGCCGCAGGAAGTGCAGGCGGTGCTGAACCAGAAAAAAGCCCGTTTCTATGTGGTTAACGCCGCAAAAATTGCCCGCGAATGTGGCCTTGCTGCACGTATTAATACCGTAATGCAGATGGCCTTCTTCCATCTGACCAATATCCTGCCGGGCGACAGCGCGCTGGTAGAACTGCAGGGTGCGATTGCCAAAAGCTATAGTAGCAAGGGCCAGGAGCTGGTCGAACGTAACTGGCAGGCGCTGGCGCTGGCGCGCGAGTCGCTGTTCGAAGTCCCGCTGCAGCCGGTCAATGCCGCAAGCCCGAACCGCCCTCCGGTCGTGTCCGATGCGGCGCCTGATTTCGTGAAGACCGTGACGGCGGCGATGCTGGCCGGGCTGGGTGATGCCCTGCCCGTCTCTGCGCTGCCGCCAGATGGCACCTGGCCGATGGGCACCACCCGCTGGGAAAAACGAAACATCGCCGAAGCGATCCCCATCTGGAAGGAAGAGCTGTGTACCCAGTGCAACCACTGCGTGGCAGCCTGCCCGCACTCTGCCATACGTGCCAAGGTGGTTGCACCGGAAGAGATGGAAACTGCACCAGCCAGCCTGCATTCGCTGGATGTGAAATCCCGCGATATGCGCGGACAGAAATACGTTCTGCAGGTCGCGCCGGAAGATTGCACCGGCTGTAACCTCTGCGTCGAGGT contains:
- the hslJ gene encoding heat shock protein HslJ; translation: MKKLIALGVISLVLTGCVNPGKASVQPEQLQNHRFVLENVNGKAVKSATTQPEIGFSALPDISLVNNISVSGQMCNRFNGQGKLSEGELKVKTLAMTRKLCTEPQLNELDQAIGDMLRKGAQVDLTEDQLTLATADKTLMFKRAE
- a CDS encoding DUF2474 domain-containing protein, translating into MQQPVWKRLLWLAIIWGGSVLALAAVSMLFRMLMTAAGFKSH
- a CDS encoding putative hemolysin — its product is MRSAFWLGCAALLLSACSSEPVQQATAAHVAPGMKAAMSSSGQANCAMIGGSLSVARQLDGSAIGMCALPNGKRCSEQSLAVGSCGNY
- the nifJ gene encoding pyruvate:ferredoxin (flavodoxin) oxidoreductase, producing MQTIDGNGAVASVAFRTSEVIAIYPITPSSTMAEQADAWAGNGLKNVWGDVPRVVEMQSEAGAIATVHGALQTGALSTSFTSSQGLLLMIPTLYKLAGQLTPFVLHVAARTVATHALSIFGDHSDVMAVRQTGCAMLCASSVQEAQDFALISHIATLKSRVPFIHFFDGFRTSHEINKIVPLADDTILNLLPQTDIDAHRARALNPEHPVIRGTSANPDTYFQSREATNPWYNAVYDHVEQAMNDFAAATGREYKPFEYYGHPQAERVIVLMGSAIGTCEEVVDELLTRGEKVGVLKVRLYRPFSAKHLLSALPETARTVAVLDRTKEPGAQAEPLYLDVMTALAEAFNHGERETLPRVIGGRYGLSSKEFGPDCVLAVFNELSEAKPKPRFTVGIYDDVTNLSLSLPENTLPSTAKLEALFYGLGSDGSVSATKNNIKIIGNSTPWYAQGYFVYDSKKAGGLTVSHLRVSEQPIRSAYLISQADFVGCHQLQFIDKYQMAERLKPGGIFLLNTPYSADEVWARLPQEVQAVLNQKKARFYVVNAAKIARECGLAARINTVMQMAFFHLTNILPGDSALVELQGAIAKSYSSKGQELVERNWQALALARESLFEVPLQPVNAASPNRPPVVSDAAPDFVKTVTAAMLAGLGDALPVSALPPDGTWPMGTTRWEKRNIAEAIPIWKEELCTQCNHCVAACPHSAIRAKVVAPEEMETAPASLHSLDVKSRDMRGQKYVLQVAPEDCTGCNLCVEVCPAKDRQDPEIKAINMMSRLEHVEEEKVNYDFFLNLPEIDRSKLERIDIRTSQLITPLFEYSGACSGCGETPYIKLLTQLYGDRMLIANATGCSSIYGGNLPSTPYTTDANGRGPAWANSLFEDNAEFGLGFRLTVDQHRARVMRLLEQFAGQLPAELNDALHADATPEERREQVAELRRALQGVAGAEQLLTDADALVEKSIWLIGGDGWAYDIGFGGLDHVLSLTENVNILVLDTQCYSNTGGQASKATPLGAVTKFGEHGKRKARKDLGVSMMMYGHVYVAQISLGAQLNQTVKAIQEAEAYPGPSLIIAYSPCEEHGYDLALSHDQMRQLTATGFWPLYRFDPRRADEGKLPLALDSRPPSDALAETLMQEQRFRRLNAQQPEVAEQLWKDAAADLQKRYDFLAQLAGKAEKSTSD